The Mesorhizobium loti DNA segment CAGGTATCGGCCATTCGCAGGCCGGCATCACCTGAATATCGGCGTACCCTAAAACGCCGCCCCGCGGCGCTCTGATGGCTTCATCTCGTCGAGAAGCGTGCGGATCACCCCGGCCATGTTCTCGTTCATGTCGCTGCGCCACAGCGCGAAGGCGACATTGGCCTCGACGAAACCTTCGGGCGAACCGCAGTCGAAGGTGCGGCCCTGATAGTGGTAGCCGTAGAAGGCCTGCTGCTTTTCCAGCTTCAGCATCGCGTCGGTGAGCTGGATCTCATTGCCGGCGCCCTTTTCCTGGCCTTCGAGGATCTTGAAGATCTCGGGCTGCAGGATGTAGCGGCCGTTGATGTAGAGGTTGGAGGGCGCCGTGCCGGTTTTCGGTTTCTCCACCATCTCGGTGATGCGGAAGCCGTGATGCGTATCCTCGCCGCGGCCGACAATGCCGTATTTGTGGGTCTCCGCCGGGTCGCATTCCTGCACGGCAATGATGTTGTTGCCAGTTTCCTCGTAGAGCTCGACCATCGACTTCATGCAGCTCTTTTCCGACTGCATGATCATATCGGGCAGCAGCAGCGCGAACGGCTCGTCGCCGACCAGTTCGCGCGCGCACCAGACGGCATGGCCAAGCCCCATCGGCACCTGCTGGCGGGTGAAGCTGGTCTGCCCCGGCGCCGGCTGCAGCCGCTGCAGGCGGGCAAGCTGCTCGTCCTTGCCGCGCTGGGCAAGCGTGTCATAGAGCTCGAACTGGATATCGAAATGGTCCTCGATGACCGCCTTATTGCGGCCGGTCACGAAGATGAAATGCTCGATGCCGGCTTCGCGCGCCTCATCGACAACATACTGGATGACCGGCCGGTCGACGACGGTCAGCATTTCCTTGGG contains these protein-coding regions:
- a CDS encoding UTP-glucose-1-phosphate uridylyltransferase, which translates into the protein MKRVRKAVFPVAGLGTRFLPATKAVPKEMLTVVDRPVIQYVVDEAREAGIEHFIFVTGRNKAVIEDHFDIQFELYDTLAQRGKDEQLARLQRLQPAPGQTSFTRQQVPMGLGHAVWCARELVGDEPFALLLPDMIMQSEKSCMKSMVELYEETGNNIIAVQECDPAETHKYGIVGRGEDTHHGFRITEMVEKPKTGTAPSNLYINGRYILQPEIFKILEGQEKGAGNEIQLTDAMLKLEKQQAFYGYHYQGRTFDCGSPEGFVEANVAFALWRSDMNENMAGVIRTLLDEMKPSERRGAAF